In the Candidatus Methylomirabilota bacterium genome, one interval contains:
- a CDS encoding response regulator, with product MSLLETRLRLWWTLRLEQQVACQGERGCAGEPFSPRFDRQERVTLGGLAAADRLAPSEAGPGAAGEDLDVSNPLDIRSALPGAQTGEKEPADATKDPAGRPGRLNMAVVPKKILIVDDDPVIVETLTAILRDSWETYIVDRAANGSDALAAIASERPDLVLLDVALPDINGLEVLRRVRSIDPSLPVIMITGMADRTAFSEAMRSGAFGYIPKPFDIRQIEPVVAMALERSQSTGR from the coding sequence GTGAGCCTCCTGGAAACACGATTGCGGCTCTGGTGGACGCTACGCTTGGAGCAGCAGGTAGCGTGCCAGGGCGAACGGGGTTGCGCCGGGGAGCCGTTCTCGCCGAGATTCGACCGCCAGGAAAGAGTTACACTGGGTGGCCTCGCCGCGGCTGACCGGCTCGCCCCGAGCGAGGCAGGCCCGGGCGCGGCTGGAGAGGACCTTGACGTCTCAAACCCTCTCGACATACGTTCGGCGCTGCCGGGAGCCCAGACCGGCGAAAAGGAGCCTGCAGATGCCACGAAGGACCCAGCAGGCCGGCCGGGTCGACTGAACATGGCCGTCGTACCCAAGAAAATTCTCATCGTCGATGACGACCCGGTGATCGTGGAGACCCTGACGGCGATCCTGCGGGACTCCTGGGAGACCTACATTGTGGACCGAGCCGCCAACGGCTCTGACGCGCTGGCGGCCATCGCCTCCGAGCGTCCGGATCTCGTTCTGCTCGACGTTGCCCTGCCGGACATCAACGGCTTGGAGGTTCTCCGGCGGGTCCGCTCGATTGATCCAAGCCTTCCCGTCATCATGATTACCGGGATGGCGGACCGCACCGCCTTCTCGGAGGCCATGAGAAGTGGCGCCTTCGGCTACATCCCCAAGCCGTTCGACATCCGGCAGATCGAGCCCGTCGTCGCCATGGCGCTGGAGAGATCACAGTCGACCGGTCGATGA
- a CDS encoding enoyl-CoA hydratase, whose amino-acid sequence MSDTADIVVRHDGPLATVVFNRPKVRNAISLGMWAEIARVTDGIAKDDSIRAIVYRGAGMEAFASGADISEFEEQRKDTESTLRYNAQTSAAYAAIRGCPQATVAMIHGFCMGGGMGIAMACDLRFAAQGAKFGIPAARLSILYGADAVRQLIDLAGPAYAKDILYSARTVSDREALAMGLIQRLLPAAELESYTYDYLRQVADNAPLSVQGAKMTVEAHLAGMTEVHRQRLRELQLEAFESEDYREGTRAFLEKRPPRFQGR is encoded by the coding sequence ATGAGCGACACCGCGGACATCGTCGTGCGCCACGACGGCCCCCTCGCCACGGTGGTGTTCAACCGGCCGAAGGTCCGCAACGCGATCAGCCTCGGCATGTGGGCCGAGATCGCGCGCGTGACAGACGGCATTGCCAAGGACGATTCCATCCGCGCCATCGTGTATCGCGGGGCGGGGATGGAGGCGTTCGCGTCCGGCGCCGACATCTCCGAGTTCGAGGAGCAGCGCAAGGACACCGAGTCGACGCTTCGCTACAACGCCCAGACCAGCGCCGCCTACGCGGCGATCCGCGGGTGCCCCCAGGCGACCGTGGCGATGATCCACGGCTTCTGCATGGGCGGCGGGATGGGCATCGCGATGGCGTGCGACCTGCGCTTCGCCGCCCAGGGGGCGAAGTTCGGCATTCCCGCGGCGCGCCTGAGCATCCTCTACGGGGCCGACGCCGTGCGCCAGCTGATCGACCTGGCGGGGCCGGCCTACGCCAAGGACATCCTCTACTCGGCCCGAACCGTGAGCGATCGTGAGGCCCTGGCGATGGGCTTGATCCAGCGGCTGCTGCCCGCGGCCGAGCTGGAGTCCTACACCTACGACTACCTGCGGCAGGTGGCGGACAACGCGCCGCTCTCGGTGCAGGGCGCGAAGATGACCGTGGAGGCGCATCTGGCCGGCATGACCGAAGTGCACCGCCAGCGGCTGCGCGAGCTGCAGCTGGAGGCGTTCGAGAGCGAGGACTAC
- a CDS encoding urate hydroxylase PuuD, which produces MALFSGEGWLFLLRWFHFLAGITWIGMLYYFNFVQTPFFATAEAPVRTGMIAGSLVGRALWWFRWGAMFTFLTGWLIVLHKMFAQYGGAREFFASAYGWKIFFGGILGTAMWFNVWFIIWPAQKVVIASATQVAKGGQAIAEAAARGQRSGFASRTNTLLSIPMLFFMGAAAHLAMADPTTRGAKIGAFILLAIVVAAAEVNALVGTTGAGKKMLSTLKGTFWSGFILTAILYFLLAAMMR; this is translated from the coding sequence ATGGCGCTGTTCAGTGGAGAAGGCTGGCTGTTCCTGCTCCGATGGTTTCACTTTCTCGCCGGAATCACCTGGATCGGGATGCTTTACTACTTCAACTTCGTCCAGACCCCGTTCTTCGCCACGGCGGAGGCGCCCGTCCGGACCGGCATGATCGCCGGCAGCCTCGTCGGCCGCGCGCTCTGGTGGTTCCGCTGGGGCGCGATGTTCACCTTCCTCACGGGGTGGTTGATCGTCCTGCACAAGATGTTCGCCCAGTACGGCGGCGCGCGCGAGTTCTTCGCGAGCGCTTACGGGTGGAAGATCTTCTTCGGCGGTATCCTGGGCACCGCGATGTGGTTCAACGTGTGGTTCATCATCTGGCCCGCCCAGAAGGTGGTCATCGCCTCCGCGACGCAGGTCGCCAAGGGCGGGCAGGCCATCGCCGAAGCTGCCGCCCGGGGCCAGCGCTCGGGGTTCGCGTCGCGGACCAACACGTTGCTCTCGATCCCGATGCTCTTCTTCATGGGCGCCGCCGCCCATCTCGCGATGGCCGACCCGACCACGCGCGGGGCCAAGATCGGCGCCTTCATCCTGCTGGCCATCGTCGTCGCCGCCGCCGAGGTGAACGCCCTCGTCGGGACCACCGGCGCCGGCAAGAAGATGCTCAGTACCCTGAAGGGCACGTTCTGGAGCGGTTTCATCCTCACCGCGATCCTGTACTTCCTGCTGGCGGCGATGATGCGCTAG
- a CDS encoding CsbD family protein: MNRDTLKGQWMQLKGKVRTQWGKLTDDDVEQAQGNVEMLIGKIQERYGHSREEAERELDRWLEQQRMTQAS; encoded by the coding sequence GTGAACCGAGACACCCTCAAGGGTCAATGGATGCAGCTCAAGGGAAAGGTCCGCACGCAGTGGGGCAAGCTCACCGATGACGATGTCGAGCAGGCCCAGGGCAACGTCGAGATGCTGATCGGGAAGATCCAGGAGCGGTATGGCCACAGCCGTGAAGAGGCTGAACGTGAATTGGACCGGTGGCTGGAGCAGCAACGAATGACCCAAGCCTCCTAG
- a CDS encoding DUF1328 family protein, which yields MLYYALVFLIVGLIAGALGVAGVAEVAGQIAWILFVVGIVLVVVHMVRGRVPPAA from the coding sequence ATGCTGTACTACGCGCTCGTGTTCTTGATCGTCGGCCTGATTGCCGGTGCCCTCGGGGTGGCCGGCGTGGCCGAGGTCGCGGGGCAGATCGCCTGGATCCTGTTCGTGGTCGGCATTGTGCTCGTCGTGGTGCACATGGTGCGAGGGCGTGTACCGCCAGCCGCGTGA
- a CDS encoding response regulator, with protein MAASAKRILIVDDEREVAEALSEYLAVRGYAVETAADGPEALAAVRRARPDLVLLAKPFAYEQLGRVVRAAMSRPGGPPPS; from the coding sequence ATGGCAGCCTCAGCGAAGCGGATCCTGATCGTCGATGACGAGCGAGAGGTGGCCGAGGCGCTGAGCGAGTATCTCGCCGTCCGGGGGTACGCGGTGGAGACCGCCGCCGACGGCCCCGAGGCGCTCGCCGCCGTGCGGCGGGCTCGACCCGATCTGGTCCTGCTCGCCAAGCCCTTTGCGTACGAGCAGCTCGGCCGGGTGGTGAGAGCGGCCATGTCGCGCCCCGGTGGGCCCCCTCCGTCTTGA
- a CDS encoding cytochrome c: MRSAGGVVLLAALALALAAVGCTESAPKNPLAQRGRQVYLAQCTQCHATDPGQAGPVGPSLKGASRELLEAKILRGSYPAGYRPKRSTSIMPPQPAVASDIPALAEYLKD; the protein is encoded by the coding sequence GTGAGGTCCGCCGGTGGGGTGGTCCTGCTGGCGGCGCTCGCCCTCGCGCTGGCCGCGGTCGGCTGCACGGAATCCGCGCCGAAGAACCCGCTGGCCCAGCGCGGGCGGCAGGTCTACCTCGCTCAGTGCACGCAGTGCCACGCGACCGATCCCGGGCAGGCCGGCCCCGTGGGACCATCCCTGAAGGGGGCCTCGCGCGAGCTGCTGGAGGCGAAGATCCTCAGGGGAAGCTACCCGGCCGGCTACCGGCCGAAACGCTCGACGTCGATCATGCCGCCGCAGCCGGCGGTCGCCTCGGACATCCCCGCCCTCGCCGAATACTTGAAAGACTAG
- a CDS encoding DUF3501 family protein: MNPLTVADILNLHEYEKVREEHRRAIIALKAVRRVPVGRYLSFVFENRETVSFQIQEMCRTERIVDEARIAEEVGVYNALLPGPGDLAATMMIEITEPPQIKPILDRLLGIDTRDYVRMEVGPHTIVGVFEAGHSDEERGKISAVHFVRFPLPPEARRIFGQAQVALVVDHPKERARTVLSEETTRSLARDLE, encoded by the coding sequence ATGAACCCGCTCACGGTCGCCGACATCCTCAATCTCCACGAGTACGAGAAGGTCCGCGAGGAGCACCGGCGGGCCATCATCGCGCTGAAGGCGGTGCGGCGCGTCCCGGTCGGTCGGTACCTCTCCTTCGTGTTCGAGAACCGGGAGACGGTCTCCTTCCAGATCCAGGAGATGTGCCGGACCGAGCGCATCGTCGACGAAGCCCGGATCGCCGAGGAGGTCGGGGTCTACAACGCACTGCTGCCGGGACCCGGGGACCTGGCTGCGACCATGATGATCGAGATCACCGAGCCGCCGCAGATCAAACCGATCCTCGACAGGCTGCTGGGCATCGACACCCGTGACTACGTGCGGATGGAGGTAGGCCCCCACACGATCGTGGGCGTCTTCGAGGCCGGGCACTCTGACGAGGAGCGCGGCAAGATCAGCGCGGTCCACTTCGTCCGCTTCCCGCTCCCGCCCGAGGCCCGGCGCATCTTCGGCCAGGCCCAGGTCGCGCTGGTGGTCGATCACCCCAAGGAGCGCGCGCGTACGGTCCTCTCCGAGGAGACCACGCGCAGCCTGGCCCGGGACCTCGAGTGA